A part of Terriglobus roseus genomic DNA contains:
- the tsaD gene encoding tRNA (adenosine(37)-N6)-threonylcarbamoyltransferase complex transferase subunit TsaD has translation MGKGLILGIESSCDETAAAVVRAGSDVLSNVVATQMQMHALYGGVVPELASREHLRNIVPVVRESLRQAGIEAKDVDAVAVTAGPGLAGALLVGISYAKAYAYALGKPLIAVNHLEGHIHAVLMEQGGESAESTLALVVSGGHTHLYLAALEDGVWRYRNVGRTVDDAAGEAYDKVAKLLGLGYPGGPWIDRLSAFGNPKAVPFRFVEINRGTAEQPSFDFSFSGIKTAVLRYIETHGMKAAIEERRATLEKIDSPTLDDVRALCNAETLDLIASFQAAVVGNLIRQTMAAAQHFGAKRIVVSGGVAANKELRTRFETEAGKRALTARFPAAAMSTDNAAMIAAAAWPKFAQGEFAGPALNATPQLRLG, from the coding sequence ATGGGCAAAGGCCTGATTTTGGGGATTGAAAGCTCCTGCGACGAGACTGCGGCGGCAGTGGTGCGTGCGGGAAGCGACGTGCTCTCGAACGTGGTGGCGACGCAGATGCAGATGCACGCGCTGTATGGCGGCGTGGTGCCGGAGCTGGCCAGCCGCGAACATCTGCGGAACATTGTGCCGGTAGTGCGGGAGTCGCTTCGGCAGGCGGGCATTGAAGCGAAGGACGTGGATGCCGTTGCGGTGACGGCAGGGCCGGGGCTGGCTGGGGCGCTGCTGGTGGGGATTTCGTATGCCAAGGCGTATGCATATGCGCTGGGAAAGCCGCTGATTGCGGTGAATCATCTGGAAGGGCATATCCACGCCGTGTTGATGGAGCAAGGCGGCGAGTCAGCCGAGTCTACGCTGGCGCTGGTTGTGAGCGGTGGGCATACGCATCTCTATCTGGCTGCGCTTGAGGATGGCGTTTGGCGCTATCGGAATGTGGGTCGCACTGTGGATGATGCAGCCGGCGAGGCCTATGACAAGGTGGCAAAGCTGCTGGGGCTGGGATATCCGGGTGGGCCGTGGATTGATCGGCTGAGCGCATTTGGGAATCCGAAGGCGGTGCCGTTCCGGTTTGTAGAGATCAATCGCGGGACGGCGGAGCAGCCGTCGTTTGATTTTTCGTTCAGCGGGATCAAGACGGCGGTGCTGCGGTACATCGAAACGCATGGCATGAAGGCGGCGATTGAGGAACGGCGGGCTACGTTAGAGAAGATTGATTCGCCCACGCTGGACGATGTTCGTGCGCTTTGCAATGCGGAGACGCTGGACCTGATCGCGAGTTTTCAGGCTGCGGTGGTGGGAAACCTGATCCGGCAGACGATGGCGGCGGCACAGCATTTTGGTGCGAAACGGATTGTGGTGAGCGGCGGCGTGGCCGCGAACAAGGAGTTGCGTACGCGGTTTGAAACGGAAGCTGGAAAGCGCGCGTTGACTGCCCGATTTCCGGCTGCGGCCATGTCGACAGATAACGCGGCGATGATTGCAGCGGCGGCGTGGCCGAAGTTCGCGCAGGGTGAGTTTGCGGGACCGGCTTTGAATGCCACGCCACAGCTTCGCCTCGGATAA
- a CDS encoding cell division protein ZapA, with the protein MQNSVPQSVTVAIYDQNYHLRGVDPQHIEMLSQLVDSKMRAVSSQGATVDSLRVAVLAALNIADELMELRERHRELLDSLDHAETANRHRAHSLASMLDEALRDEYRVAV; encoded by the coding sequence ATGCAGAATTCCGTCCCCCAGTCCGTAACGGTTGCCATCTACGACCAGAACTACCATCTGCGCGGCGTCGACCCGCAGCATATTGAAATGCTGTCGCAGCTTGTGGATAGCAAGATGCGTGCGGTGTCGTCGCAGGGCGCTACTGTTGACTCGTTGCGTGTGGCGGTGCTGGCAGCACTGAACATTGCCGATGAGTTGATGGAGCTGCGCGAACGTCATCGTGAGTTGTTGGATTCGCTGGATCATGCAGAGACGGCAAACCGGCATCGTGCGCATTCGCTGGCATCCATGCTGGATGAAGCTTTGCGCGATGAGTATCGCGTGGCCGTCTAA
- the cysS gene encoding cysteine--tRNA ligase, which yields MPIELFNTLGSRVEPLTASRDNTLRMYCCGPTVYDYGHIGNFRTFLHVDVLRRAARLNGLSLKHVMNITDVDDKIIRNAGAAGMSIGDYTAKYEKAFFEDMDALGVERPEIVAHATESIPEMVALVEQLASEDIAYKTEDGSWYFRIAKFPDYGKLSGKDLEGIEDGARVDVDEYEKDAARDFALWKATKPGEASWQTEIGEGRPGWHIECSAMALKHLGTNFDVHAGGEDLTFPHHENEIAQSECATHQPFARHWFHVRFLLVEGKKMSKSEGNFFTLRDLLLKGYRASAIRFLLISVPYRNQMNFTFEGLTESANAIERLRTFVRRLDAAVKNPALPESANEELLALTVSKRDAYLAALQNDLNTAEARAAVFDMVRAANITLDNGTFGRGNVDAVQKLLNDFDAVFDVLTDRDAAVSKAAVAWAQTEGRTDVAPELLQAQSITDEEIEALIAERTDARKRRNFARGDAIRNELLEKGIVIEDGKDGVTWKRK from the coding sequence ATGCCCATCGAACTCTTTAATACTCTTGGCAGCCGCGTGGAGCCGCTGACTGCGTCGCGGGACAACACGCTGCGCATGTACTGCTGCGGCCCCACCGTGTATGACTACGGCCACATTGGCAACTTCCGCACATTTCTGCATGTGGATGTGCTGCGGCGCGCTGCGCGGCTGAATGGTCTGTCGCTGAAGCACGTGATGAACATCACGGATGTGGATGACAAGATCATCCGCAATGCTGGCGCTGCGGGCATGTCCATTGGCGACTACACGGCGAAGTACGAGAAGGCTTTCTTTGAGGACATGGATGCGCTGGGCGTGGAGCGTCCGGAGATTGTGGCGCATGCGACGGAGAGCATTCCGGAGATGGTCGCGCTGGTGGAGCAGCTTGCCAGTGAAGACATTGCGTACAAGACTGAGGATGGCTCGTGGTACTTCCGCATTGCGAAGTTTCCGGATTACGGCAAGCTGAGCGGCAAGGACCTTGAGGGTATTGAAGACGGCGCGCGCGTGGACGTGGACGAGTACGAGAAGGATGCCGCGCGCGACTTTGCCCTGTGGAAGGCGACGAAGCCCGGTGAGGCGTCGTGGCAGACGGAGATTGGCGAAGGGCGTCCGGGATGGCACATTGAGTGCTCGGCGATGGCTCTGAAGCACCTGGGTACGAATTTTGACGTGCACGCCGGTGGCGAGGATCTGACGTTCCCGCACCACGAGAATGAAATTGCGCAGAGTGAGTGCGCGACCCATCAGCCGTTTGCGCGGCACTGGTTCCATGTGCGTTTTCTGCTCGTTGAGGGCAAGAAGATGTCCAAGAGCGAGGGCAACTTCTTCACGCTGCGCGACCTATTGCTGAAGGGATATCGTGCGTCAGCGATTCGTTTTCTGCTGATCAGCGTTCCATATCGCAACCAGATGAATTTCACGTTTGAAGGTCTGACGGAGAGCGCGAATGCGATTGAGCGTCTGCGAACATTTGTGCGACGGCTGGATGCAGCGGTGAAGAATCCCGCACTGCCTGAGTCTGCGAACGAAGAGTTGTTGGCGCTGACTGTGTCGAAGCGTGACGCGTATCTTGCGGCCCTGCAGAACGATCTGAATACCGCCGAGGCGCGCGCTGCTGTGTTTGACATGGTGCGTGCGGCGAACATCACGCTGGATAACGGTACGTTTGGCCGTGGCAACGTGGATGCCGTGCAGAAGCTGCTGAACGACTTTGACGCGGTGTTCGACGTGTTAACGGATCGTGACGCAGCCGTGAGCAAGGCGGCTGTGGCGTGGGCGCAGACAGAGGGGCGCACGGATGTTGCGCCGGAGCTGCTGCAGGCCCAGAGCATTACGGACGAGGAAATTGAAGCGTTGATTGCAGAGCGTACCGACGCACGTAAGCGGCGGAATTTCGCTCGTGGAGACGCCATCCGAAACGAGCTGCTTGAAAAAGGCATCGTAATTGAGGACGGCAAAGACGGCGTCACGTGGAAACGCAAATAG